CGGCCGCGGCCCCGTCACCGGTGAGCGTCCCGCGGTGCCAGGCGCGTTGTCCGGGCCCGCGTCCCGCAAGCTGCCGGTGCCACCGCGCGAGCGCAAACCCGCGCTCGCCGCGCTCGCGCTGCTGCTCGTGCTCGGCGGAGCCCTCGGCACCACCCTGCTGGTCCTGCGCAGCGGCGACCGCGTGTCCGCCATCCAGATCACCCAGCAGATCGGCCCCGGCCAGCCGATCGTCCCCGAGGCCATGACCGAGGTCCAGATCGCCGACACCGGCATCGGGTACGTCTCGTGGGTCCACCGCGCCGAGGTGGCGCAGACGTTCGCGCGCGTCACCCTGCTTCCTGGCACGCTGCTCACCGAGGCCATGGTCAGCCGGGCCAGCGAGCAGCTCGTCCCCGGCAAGGTCATCGTCGGGCTCGCGCTCAAGGCCGGCCAGGTGCCGCGCGGCCTGCAACGCGGTGACCAGGTCCAGGTGCTGTACGTCCCGGGCTCGGGCCGCGGCCAGGCCGTCGGCAAGGTGCTCGCGCCGACCGCGCTGGTCGAACGGGCCGGCGACCCCGACGGCGGCAACAGCGGCCTGGTGTCCATCGTCGTCGACGCCACCGTGTCGCCGACCATCGCCATGTACGCCTCCAGCGGGGAGATCGCCCTCGGCAAGCTCCCCGGGGCGGGCTGACGTGGCGCTCATCGCGCTCGCCGCCGACAAGGGGGCACCCGGCGTGACCACCGCCGCGACGGCGCTCGGCGCGGTGTGGCCCCGTCCGGTGCTGCTCGCCGAGTGCGACCCCTCAGGCGGCGACCTGGTCTACCGGCTGCCGGCCGTGGACGGCGCCGTGCTCAACCCCGGCCGCGGCCTGCTCAGCCTCGGCGCGACGGCCAGGCGCGGCCTCCACCCCGAGCAGGTCTACGAGCACACCCAGAAACTCGTCGGCGGCCTTGACGTGCTCACCGGCCTCACCCACGGCGAGCAGGCCGCCGGCCTCACCTGGCTGTGGGGCCCGCTCGGCCGCGCGCTCGCCGCGCTGCCGAACGCCGACGTGCTGGCCGACTGCGGCAGGCTCGGCGGCACGCCGCAGATGGCCGACCTCATCGCCGAGGCCGAGCTCACGCTGCTGTTCACCCGGCCGAGCCTCGACCACGTCGCTCACCTGCGTGAACGGCTCGCGCTGGTGCGCGGCCAGCTCGGCGTCGTCGTGATCGCCGACCCGCGTTCGTACCGCGCGTCCATCGACGAGGTGCGCCGCATCGTCGGCGCGAGCGGCACCGACGTCTCCTTCGTGGCGGGCCTGGCGTACGACCCGAGAGGCGCCGAGCTGCTGCGCGGCCAGTGGGGTGGCCGCCTGGACCGCTCCCTGCTCATCCGCACGGCCCGTGAGCTCGCGGGCCGTCTCGCCGCGCGCGTGGCCCCCGGCCGCGCCACGTCCGCCGCCGCGGCGTCCCGTCCGGCGCCGCGCGCACGCGGCGGCCTTTCCACCGAGAGCGGACGACCATGAGCATCGATCACACGCTGGTCAAGCGTTTCCGCCAGGAGGTCGGCGACCGCCTGGCCCACCAGCGGCGCCTCGACCAGGCAGGCGGCCTCGCTCCGATGACCGGCGAGGACGAGCGCCAGTTCGCGCGCGCGCTCATCTCGCAGGTCCTCGAGGAGCACGCGCGCAGCGAGATCGGCTCGGGCCGCACCCCGCCGACCGCCGAGGAGGAAGAGGCGCTCGCCGCCGGCATCCACGCCGCGCTGTTCGGCGTCGGCCGCCTGCAGCCGCTGCTCGACGACCCCGAGGTCGAGAACATCGACGTCAACGGCTGCGACCGTGTGTTCGTCGGGTACGCCGACGGCCAGGAGGTCATGCACGACCCGGTGGCCGACTCCGACGAGGAGCTGATCGAGCTCATCCAGATCCTCGCCGCCTACAGCGGACTGTCCAGCCGCGCGTTCGACACCGCCAACCCGCAGCTCGACCTGCGCCTGCCGGACGGCTCGCGTCTGTCGGCCGTCATGGACGTCACCGTGCGGCCCGCCGTGTCGATCCGCCGGGCCCGCCTCGGCAAGGTCTTCCTCAGCGACCTCGTCGGCAACGGCACCCTCACCCCCGAGCTCGGCCGGTTCATGTCCGCCGCCGTCGCGGCACGCAAGAACATCATGATCGCCGGGTCCACCAACGCCGGGAAGACCACCCTGCTGCGGGCCCTCGCCAACGAGATCCCCCCGCACGAGCGGCTCATCACGGTGGAGCGCGCGCTGGAGCTCGGCCTCGACCAGTTCCCCGAGCTGCACCCGAACGTCGTGGCGTTCGAGCACCGCCTGCCGAACTCCGAGGGCCAGGGTGAGATCACCATGGCCGAGCTGGTGCGCAGGTCGCTGCGCATGAACCCGAGCCGTGTCATCGTCGGCGAGGTGCTCGGCGACGAGATCGTCACCATGCTCAACGCCATGACGCAAGGCAACGACGGCTCGCTGTCCACGATCCACGCCAACTCCTCGATGGAGGTCTTCAACCGCATCTCCACCTACGCGCTGCAGGCCGAGGAGCGGCTGCCGATCGAGGCCACCCACATGCTGATCGCCGGAGCCATCGATTTCGTGATCTTCATCGAGAAGCGCAACGACTACCACCAGGGTGGCCGCCTGCGCCGGTACGTCGCGAGCGTCCGCGAGGTCGCCGGCGTCGACGGCCGGGTGCTGTCGTCGGAGGTCTTCACCCCCGGTCCGGACGGCCCCGCCGTGCCGCACGCACCGATCGCGTGCCTGGACGATCTCGTGCCGCACGGCTACGACCCGACCGTGCTGGGGGACTGGCGATGATCCCCCTGCCTCCCGGCCTGTTCGACCCGCTCGCCGTCCTCGCCGGCGCGGCGGTCGGCGGCGGGCTGTTCCTGTTCGGCCTCGCCTTGTACGGCGTGCGGCCACGGCCCGCCGGTCCCGACAACTCCGCGCGGCGCCGTGAGCTGGTGCGCAGGCTGTCCACCCGCTCGGCCGTCGCCACCATCACCGGCGCGGCCGTGCTGATCGTCACCCGGTGGCCGGTCATGGCGGCGGGTGCGGTGCTGCTGGTGCTGGCCTGGCGCGGCCTGACCGGCGGCGCCGCCGAGGAACGCGCCGCGATGAGCCGCCTCGAAGGCCTCGCGGCGTGGACCGAGTCGCTGCGCGACACCATCGCCGGCGCGGCCGGCCTTGAGCAGGCCATCCCGTCCTCGATCCGCGCCGCCGCGCCGACGCTCCGTCCCCACCTGCGGGCCCTGGTCGACAGGCTGCACACCCGCATGCCGCTGCCGGACGCGTTGCGCATGTTCGCCGACGAGCTGGACGACCCGTCCGCCGACCTGGTGGTGGCCGCGCTCATCCTGAACGCCAAGCTGCGCGGCCCCGGCCTGCGCGAGGTGCTCGGCGCGCTCGCGGTGTCGGCCCGCGAGGAGCTCGACATGCGCCGCCGCGTCGAGGCCGAGCGGCGCTCCACTCGCCGCAGCGTGCAGATCGTCACCGGCACCGCCGTCGCGTTCGCCGCACTGCTGGTGATCTTCAACCCGTCGTACGTCGAGGAGTACGACTCGCTGCTCGGCCAGGCCGTGCTGGTGGTCGTCGCGGCGTTGTTCGGCGCCGGCTTCGCCTGGATGCGGCGCCTGGCCCGCTTCGACAAGCCCGCGCGCATGCTCGGCCCCGCCACCGACGCATCCGCCGCGCGCGAGCCGGTGACCGGAGGCGTCCATGGCTGACGACACGCGGGGAGGCCGCCGTGGTTGAGACCCTTCTCGCCGGCGGCGTGCTCGGGCTCGGGCTGTTCCTGCTGCTGCGCGCGCTGTTCCCGCCGCGACCGGGTCTCGTGGCGCGGCTCGTCGCGCTCGACTCGGCGCGCGACGGCGACGACGCGCAGCGGTTCCAGCTCATCACCGCCGACGAGGAGGTCAGCGCCTTCCGCCGCGGCCTCGGCGTGCGGCTGGCCCGCTTCTACGCCTCACGCGGCTGGGAGCTGCGCTCCA
The window above is part of the Sphaerisporangium rubeum genome. Proteins encoded here:
- a CDS encoding type II secretion system F family protein, yielding MIPLPPGLFDPLAVLAGAAVGGGLFLFGLALYGVRPRPAGPDNSARRRELVRRLSTRSAVATITGAAVLIVTRWPVMAAGAVLLVLAWRGLTGGAAEERAAMSRLEGLAAWTESLRDTIAGAAGLEQAIPSSIRAAAPTLRPHLRALVDRLHTRMPLPDALRMFADELDDPSADLVVAALILNAKLRGPGLREVLGALAVSAREELDMRRRVEAERRSTRRSVQIVTGTAVAFAALLVIFNPSYVEEYDSLLGQAVLVVVAALFGAGFAWMRRLARFDKPARMLGPATDASAAREPVTGGVHG
- a CDS encoding CpaF family protein; translation: MSIDHTLVKRFRQEVGDRLAHQRRLDQAGGLAPMTGEDERQFARALISQVLEEHARSEIGSGRTPPTAEEEEALAAGIHAALFGVGRLQPLLDDPEVENIDVNGCDRVFVGYADGQEVMHDPVADSDEELIELIQILAAYSGLSSRAFDTANPQLDLRLPDGSRLSAVMDVTVRPAVSIRRARLGKVFLSDLVGNGTLTPELGRFMSAAVAARKNIMIAGSTNAGKTTLLRALANEIPPHERLITVERALELGLDQFPELHPNVVAFEHRLPNSEGQGEITMAELVRRSLRMNPSRVIVGEVLGDEIVTMLNAMTQGNDGSLSTIHANSSMEVFNRISTYALQAEERLPIEATHMLIAGAIDFVIFIEKRNDYHQGGRLRRYVASVREVAGVDGRVLSSEVFTPGPDGPAVPHAPIACLDDLVPHGYDPTVLGDWR